A genomic stretch from Acropora palmata chromosome 13, jaAcrPala1.3, whole genome shotgun sequence includes:
- the LOC141863075 gene encoding tetratricopeptide repeat protein 28-like has protein sequence MSTLGDFRKAIEYHERHLKVARAVGDRVGEGSAYGNLGNAYQSLGDFRKAIEHHEKHLEIAKEVGHRVGERNAYGHLGNAYWSLGDFRKAIKYHEKRLEIAIEVGHRVGEGNAYGSLGNAFQSLGDFRKAIEHHEKCLEIAKEVSDRVGEGCAYGNLGNAYQSLGDFRKAIEHHEKHLEIAKEVGHRVGEGNAYGGLGNDYHSLGDFRKAIKYHEKRLEIAIEVGHRVGEGCAYGNLGNAYQSLGDFRKAIKYHEKDLEIAIEVGNRVGEEGAYGNLGNAYQSLGDFRKAIEYHEKCLEIAIEVGDRVGEGNASGGLGNAYQSLGDFRKAIKYHEKRLEIAIEVGHRVGEGSAYGNLGNAFQSLGDFRKAIEYHEKHLEIAIEVGNRVGEGMSHHNIGHGYFSLGQFEIALDKFVSAVEAFNTLRSLLKSEDDWKINFRELHDNSYYAIWRLLLRIGKIDEALFAADQGRAQTLSDNLGIQYKLALPSSDVTFDSKERISRFSTELSIPIIFLATEELAINIWFLRRGKEIAFRKQTLEASITGKDPIRVLLGAILEKIRRGNTAETCEDRTFGRELYNEFPSSREVCGEEVGNPPLLPSNNAFKPFYDAVIGPIEDLLGPEDDELVIVSDGALCFIPWAAVIESIRIRIVPSLKSYQLISSVPKGYHKKTGALLVGNPCLEQLKNPLHALPCAQKEVEMIAAILKNTPLVGKQATKAEVMKRMSSVGLIHIAAHGDEVTGQIALSPNPGWTQFPKEEDYILKMSDVQAANLRARLVVLSCCHSGRGRILKGEGVVGIARAFLAAGARSVLVALWAIDDEATMEFMKRFYQHLKEGKTASAAVHQSMKSLRESEEFSEMWDWAPFQLIGDDVKIEFDAKDDVSE, from the coding sequence atgagtacattgggtgacttccgaaaagccattgaatacCATGAGAGACATTTAAAAGTAGCAAGAGCAGTCGGTGATCGGGTCGGAGAAGGAAgcgcctatggaaatctcggtaatgcttaccagtcattgggtgacttccgaaaagccatagagcatcatgagaaacatttagaaattgcaaaagaagtcGGTCATCGGGTCGGAGAAAGAAACGCCTATGGACATCTAGGCAATGCTTACTggtcattgggtgacttccgaaaagcgaTTAAGTATCATGAGAAACGTTTAGAAATAGCAATAGAAGTCGGTCATCGGGTCGGAGAAGGAAAcgcctatggaagtctcggtaatgctttccagtcactgggtgacttccgaaaagccattgagcaTCATGAGAAATGTttagaaattgcaaaagaagtcAGTGATCGGGTCGGAGAAGGATgtgcctatggaaatctcggtaatgcttaccagtcattgggtgacttccgaaaagccatagagcatcatgagaaacatttagaaattgcaaaagaagtcGGTCATCGGGTCGGAGAAGGAAACGCCTATGGAGGTCTCGGTAATGATTACCAttcattgggtgacttccgaaaagccattaagtatcatgaGAAACGTTTAGAAATAGCAATAGAAGTCGGTCATCGGGTCGGAGAAGGATgtgcctatggaaatctcggtaatgcttaccagtcattgggtgacttccgaaaagccattaagtatcatgagaaagatttagaaataGCAATAGAAGTCGGTAATCGGGTCGGAGAAGAAGgcgcctatggaaatctcggtaatgcttaccagtcattgggtgacttccgaaaggccattgagtatcatgagaaaTGTTTAGAAATAGCAATAGAAGTCGGTGATCGGGTCGGAGAAGGAAACGCCTCTGGaggtctcggtaatgcttaccagtcattgggtgacttccgaaaagccattaagtatcatgaGAAACGTTTAGAAATAGCAATAGAAGTCGGTCATCGGGTCGGAGAAGGAAgcgcctatggaaatctcggtaatgctttccagtcattgggtgacttccgaaaagccattgagtatcatgagaaacatttagaaattgcaatagaagTCGGTAATCGGGTCGGAGAGGGGATGTCTCACCACAATATAGGTCATGGATACTTTTCTCTTGGACAATTTGAAATCGCCTTGGATAAGTTCGTTTCCGCTGTGGAAGCCTTTAATACTTTGAGATCTTTGCTGAAGTCTGAAGatgattggaaaataaactttcgtgAGCTTCACGACAACTCGTACTACGCCATATGGAGGTTGTTGCTGAGAATTGGAAAGATCGATGAAGCTTTGTTTGCTGCTGACCAAGGACGAGCGCAGACATTGTCTGACAATTTGGGGATTCAATATAAACTTGCACTGCCCTCATCAGATGTCACATTTGACTCCAAAGAGAGAATATCTCGGTTCTCAACAGAGCTTTCTATcccaattatttttttagcaaCTGAAGAACTTGCGATCAACATCTGGTTCCTGAGAAGGGGAAAGGAGATTGCATTTCGAAAACAGACGCTAGAGGCTAGTATCACAGGCAAAGATCCCATACGCGTCTTACTAGGAGCAATTTTAGAAAAAATCAGACGTGGTAATACGGCAGAAACATGTGAAGATCGCACATTTGGCCGCGAACTCTACAATGAATTCCCGTCTAGCAGAGAAGTGTGTGGTGAAGAAGTTGGAAACCCACCATTGCTCCCTTCAAACAATGCTTTTAAGCCATTTTATGATGCAGTTATTGGACCAATTGAGGATTTGCTTGGACCTGAAGACgacgagttggtcattgtttcTGACGGTGCGCTGTGCTTTATCCCCTGGGCCGCAGTAATTGAATCGATTAGGATTCGCATTGTCCCCTCTCTTAaaagttatcaattgatctcAAGTGTGCCCAAAGGCTATCACAAGAAGACAGGGGCGCTTTTGGTTGGAAATCCGTGCTTAGAGCAGTTGAAGAATCCTTTACACGCCTTACCATGTGCTCAAAAGGaagtagaaatgattgcagcaATTCTTAAGAATACACCTCTAGTCGGGAaacaggcaacaaaagctgaagtgatgaaacggatgtcgtcagttggtttaattcatattgctgcCCACGGAGACGAGGTCACTGGACAAATTGCCTTGTCTCCAAACCCTGGATGGACCCAATTCCCGAAAGAAGAAgattatattttgaaaatgtccgaTGTACAAGCGGCCAAtcttcgagctcgtcttgTGGTGTTAAGCTGttgtcacagtggacgaggcagaatcttgaagggtgagggtgtggtcggtatcgcacgtgccttcttggcagctggtgctcgttctgtgttggtggcCCTGTGGGCAATAGATGACGAAGCTACCATGGAGTTTATGAAACgtttctaccaacacctgaaggaaggaaaaaccgcCAGTGCTGCTGTTCACCAATCGATGAAATCCCTTCGTGAATCTGAGGAGTTTTCTGAGATGTGGGACTGGGCTCCATTTCAACTTATTGGAGATGACGTCAAGATTGAATTCGACGCGAAAGATGACGTCAGTGAATGa